The genome window GGGTCTCGCTCGCGATCGCCGTCGCGGTCGTCGCGTGGTTCGTGTGGGTGGTGCGCTCGACGCGCGCGCCCGCGCCCACGGCACCGACCGCTCCGCCGGGACCCGCCACGGCTCCCCCGGCGCCGACGTCCCGGAGGGACCCGTACGCCGCCCTGCGCGGCACGACGCTCGCTCGTCTCGACGAGGTCGAGCGCCGCTACCGGGCCCGTGAGGTCGACACCCGCGCGGCGAACCTCGAGATCCGGTACGTGCTGCGCGAGTTCGCGACGGCGCGCACGGGCGTCGACACGTCCGCGATGACCGCGTCCGCGGCGCGCGCCGACCGCCGGACCCGTCCCCTCGCGTCGCTCCTGGAGGGCACGGCCGTGCCGACGTTCGCGGCGACGTCACGCGCGCGGGTCGCGCGCTCGCTGGCCGAGGCGCGCAAGCGGGTGCGGGCGTGGTGACGCGCGAGGGGCTCGAGGTGCCGTGGCTGGTGCCGGTGGTCCTGGGGGTCGTGGTCGCCGCGCTCGTCGTCGGGCTGCTGGTGCGGGACCGGCGCGGGACGACGCCCGTGGCCAACACCGACGACCTGCGGGCCGTGCCGGCGCTGCGGGCCTGGCGCGTCCGCTACCGGGCGCTGCGCGTCGGCCTCGCGCTCGCGGTCGCCGCGGCCGCGGTGGGGGCCGCGCTGCTCGCCGCGCGTCCCGTCACCGTGCAGGAGCGCACGCGCGAGCTCGCCAACCGGGACATCGTCCTGTGCCTCGACGTGTCGGGGTCGATGCTGGACTACGACGAGCGCGTCGTGGAGACGTTCGAGCAGCTCGTCGACGGCTTCACCGGCGAGCGCGTCGCGCTGTCGGTGTTCGACTCGACCTCCGCGACGGTGTTCCCCCTGACGGACGACTACGAGCTGGTCACCACGCAGCTGCGCACGGCCCGTGAGGCGTTCACCGACCTGGAGTCCGACGCGGCGACCGACGTCCTGCGGGGCACGGCCGGGCTCGAGGGGCAGGCGTCGCTCATCGGGGACGGCGTCGCGTCGTGCGCGATGCTGTTCGACCAGTACGACGCCGACCGGTCCCGCTCCGTTGTCCTCGCGACGGACAACGAGGTGTGGGGCAGCCCGGTGTACTCGCTGCCCGACGCCGCCGCGCTCGCGGCGTCCCGCGGCGTCGTCCTGCACGCGCTGTACCCCGACGAGGACCGGGACCTGGGTGCCGCGACCGCGGCCGAGCTGCGGATCGCCGCCCAGGGCACGGGCGGCACGTTCGCCGCCGCGCAGGACGCGGGCGCGGTGCCCGCGATCCTCGAGCAGGTGCAGGCCGGGCAGCTCGCGGCCATGCAGGCCGAGCCGGAGCGCGTCGTCACGGACGACGACGACCCGTGGGTGCGGCTGCTGTACGCCGCCGGGCTCGGCGTCGTGCTGCTCGCGTGGCGGGTGCGCGCATGAGCGCCCGTGCGGTCGTGCCGGTGGTCGTCGTGCTGGTCACGGCGCTGCCGGTGCTCGGCCTGTGCATCGCGCAGGCGCTGGGGCTCGGGCTGCGGCGCGGCCGGGTCCGGCGGTCCGACGCGCCACGGGCGGGCACGTGGACGTGGTGGCGACGGGCCGCTCTCGTCGTCGTCCTGGGCGTCGTGGGGCTGACGCCGACCGTCGCCGTGACGCAGGCCGGCGGCGCACGCGTGGGCGTGCAGCTGTGGTTCGTGGTCGACCGCACGGGCTCGATGGCCGCCGAGGACTGGGGCCCCGGCGACCCCGTGGTGCGCGCGCCCGGGCTGGCGCCCGTGCCGGCGGTGCAGCGCCTCGACGGCGTCCGGCACGACGTGGTCTCCCTGGCGGGCGACGTGCCCGGCGCGTTCTACTCGGTCGTCGCCTTCGCCGACGAGGCGGGCACGCAGCTGCCCCTGACGGACGACGCGACGGCCGTGCGCGCGTGGGCGCAGACCGTGACGCAGGAGGTCACGGCCGGGTCGGCGGGCACGCGCCGCGACCGCGCCCTCGAGGTGCTGGAGCGCTCGCTGCGTGACGCGCAGGACCGTGACCCGGGCATGGTGCGACTGGTGTTCTACCTCTCCGACGGCGAGCAGACCGCGGACGAGGAGCCCGGCACGTTCGCGTCGATCGCGCCGCTCGTCGACGGCGGTGCCGTGCTCGGGTACGGGACGCCGGCCGGCGCACCGATGCGCACGTACGACGGCACGGTCGACCCCGAGGCCGACTACATCCCCGACCCCGACGACCCGTCGCGCCCCGCGTTGTCGCGGGCCGACGAGCCCGCGCTGCGGCAGGTCGCGGCCGAGCTCGGCGTGCCGTACGTCCACCGCGACGGCCCGACGAGCACCGCCGACCTCGTCGCCGACGTCGACCTGGACGCGGTCGCGGCCGACGGGCGCACGGACGTCAGCGCACGGCGCGACGTCGTGTGGCCGTTCGCGCTCGCGGCCGGCGTGCTGCTCGCCGCGGAGGCCTGGACGTGGGCGCGCGCGTCGAGCCGGTGGCGGAGGCGGCGATGAGCGGCAAGCGTGACCAGGCCCGTCGGGCGCAGCAGAAGGCGGTCCGGAACCGGGCCGCCCGGGAGGCGCGCCGGCGTGCCGTGCCCGCGCACGTGCGCCGTCGGCGCCGCCTGCTGCGGTGGAGCTGGCTGCCGGCGCTCGTGCTGCTGGGCCTCGCCGTGAACCTGCTGACGATCGGGCCCGGCTACCGCGAGGCACGGGCCGCGTACGACGCGGGCGAGGAGTGGGAGGCCGTCGACCTGTTCGACCGCGTCGACGGCTGGACCTTCGTGGAGCGCTGGAAGGGCGCGTTCAACGCCGGCACGGCCCGGTACCGCGCGGGCATGTACGGCAGCGCGATCCAGCACCTCGACGAGGCGCTGGAGTCCGTGCCCGACGAGCACCGCTGCGACGTCCAGACCAACCGTGCCCTCGCGCTGCAGGCGGAGGAGCAGGACACGCGCGAGGAGGCCGAGGAGCAGCTCGCGTACGTCGAGGAGCTCGCCGCGGCCCTCGCGGCGCAGGCCGCGGGCGAGCCGTACGACGCCGAGCTCCTCGAGCCGCCGTACGAGGGCGCCGACGACCCGACCGTCGCGGACGAGCTGGGCTTCGCGGGGTTCCTGCTGCGGATGGCCGCCGACCACGCCGCGCTCGCGGCCGAGGCGCTCGCCGACCCGGCGTGCACCCCGCCGCCCTCGCAGGGCGGCGGCGGACAGGACGAGCAGGACCAGCAGGACCAGGGCGGCGGCGGGCAGGACGAGCAGGACCAGGGCGGCGGGGGCCAGGACGCGGCGCCGACGCCGCAGCAGGAGGCCGAGCAGCGCATGCAGGAGCTGCTGGACCTGGCCACCGACGTCGAGCGCCTCGCGCAGGCCGCGCAGGACGGCACCCTCGAGGGCGCACCGACCCCCGGCGCGGGCGGTCAGGAGGCACCGGACCCGGCGCAGGCCGAGGCGCAGCGTCAGGAGGCGCTCGCGGAGCGCAACCAGCAGGCCGGTGGCGGCGGTGGCGGCCAGCCCGCACCCTCGGGCGGCGACGGCACGGGCACGACCCCCGGCGGCGGTGACGGCCCCGGCACGGGCGGGAGCGGCGGCACCCGCAACTGGTGAGCCGGTGCGAGGATCAGCCCGTGCCCCCCATCCCGTTGCCCCGCCTCGCCGTCGTCCCCGACGTGCGTCTCGTCGCCGTCGACATGGACGGCTCGTTGCTCGACGACGCCAAGCGTGTCGACGCGTCGTTCTGGCCGCTGCTCGACACCCTCGTGGCGCGCGGTGTGACGGTGTGCCCGGCGAGCGGCCGGCAGTACGCGACCCTGCGCCGCCAGCTGGGGCGGGACGACCTGGTGTACGTGGCGGAGAACGGTGCGCACGTGGTGCGCGACGGCGGCACGCTGGCCGTGCACGGTCTCGAGGCGACCGTGGCCCGCGACGTCGTGCGTGCGGTCCGCCGGTCGGCCGCCGCGGGTGCGGACGTGGGCGTCGTGCTCTGCGGCCTGCGCAGCGCGTACGTCGAGCGCGTCGACGCCCCGTTCCTGGCGCAGTGCGAGCCGTACTACGCCCTGCTGGAGCAGGTGCCGGACCTGACGGCCGTGCAGGACACGGTGCTCAAGGTCGCGGTGTACGACTTCGGCCCGGCCGCGACCGGCGCGGGTCCGGCGCTCGCGCCGTTCGGTGGCGTGGCCCGCGTCCTGGTCAGCGGCGAGCACTGGGTCGACGTCATGAGCCCGGACGCGGACAAGGGCCACGCGCTGCGTGACGTGCAGCGCGCCCTGGGCGTCGGCCCGGAGCAGACGGTCGCGTTCGGCGACTACTTCAACGACGTGGGCATGCTCGAGGCCGCGCACTGGTCGTTCGCGATGGACAACGCGCACCCCGACGTCCGGGCGCGGGCGCGGTTCGTCGCACCGTCGAACAACGACAACGGCGTCGTGCGCACGCTGCGCGAGCTGCTGCGCCTGGGCTGAGCCCGCCGCGGCGGTGCGACGCGGTCAGGCTGTGCCGTCGAGCACCGGCGGCGGGGCCTGCAGGTCGATGGCGCGCAGCGTCACGGCGTGCTCGACGCCCACCACGCGGCCCTGGGCGGCGGTGAGCGCGGGGACGAGCGCCGCCGGTGCCGGGTGCCAGGGCAGCAGCGCCAGGTACTCGCGGTGCGCCTCGAGCGACGCGATGCCGCGCTGCAGCGCCTCCCCGGTGACGTCGACGCCGTGCGTGGGGTGCGGGTCACCCGCGACCAGCAGCCAGCGCACCGCGCACGGCTCGAGCCCCTCGTCCAGCAGCTCGGGGAAGACCCACCGGTTGCCGGCGTCGCGCACGGCGTCGGCGGCGGCCAGGCCCGCGGCCCGGTGGTCGGCCTGGTTGAGGCCGACCGGGGTCTCCTCGGCCCACGTGGCGGTGAGCACGGCGTCGGGGCGGAACCGGCGGATCGCGGCGGCGATGTCGCGGCGCAGCGCGAGCCCGTACTGGAGCACGCCGTCCGGGTGCTCGAGGAAGTCGACCTGCGTGACGCCGACGGCGGCCGAGCCCGCGACCTGCTCGCGCACGCGCACCTGGGCCGTGCGGGCGGGGTCGGACGCGTCCATGCCGGCCTCGCCGCGCGTGAGCAGCAGGTAGGCGACCTCGACGCCCCGTGCGGTCCACGACGCGACGGCGGCGGAGGTCCCGTACTCGAGGTCGTCGGGGTGCGCGACGACGCACAGCATCCGCGTGAGCGCGTCGTCGGGCAGCAGTGGCAGGCTCGTGGGCTCGGACATGGCCCCACGCTAGGACGGGCACCCGGCGGCGGCACCCCGAGGTCGGGAGGGGCGGCGTGCCCGCGCCGCGGTCAGCCGCGTGCGAGCGCGTCGTCGAAGGCCGCGAGCAGCGGCGGGGAGAACAGCACGAAACGGAGCGACGTCACGGTCGTCGCCGGGTGGGCGTCGAGCCACGAGCGCGCGGCACCGACCGCGACCTCGGCCACCTGGGCGGCGTCCCACCCGTAGACGCCCGCGCCGACGGCCGGCAGCGCGATGCTCGTGGCCCCGAGCCCGTCGCTGACGTCGAGGCTCGCGGTGAAGCACGACGCGAGCAGCGCCGGGTCGCGCTCGCCGCGGTGCCGGTTCGGTCCGACGGTGTGGACGACCCAGCGCGCGGGCAGGTCGAAGGCCGGCGTCGCGACCGCGTGCCCGACCGGCAGCCCGTCCGGCAGCGCGCTGCGCCGCAGCTCGCGGCACGCGGCCAGCAGCCGGGGTCCGGCGGCCGCGTGGATGGCGCCGTCGACGCCGCCGCCGCCCAGCAGCGACGAGTTGGCGGCGTTGACGACGACGTCGACCTCCTGCCGCGTGATGTCCCCGAGCACGGTCGTGATCGCCATCCCGTCATCGTCCCCGACCACGGTCGACGACGCCCACCGGCGACGACGCCCACCGGCGCGCCGCGCGTGCGCGCCACCGCGGGGCCGTCACCCGCCGAGGTCGGCGGCGGTGCGCGGGTGCGCGCTGCACGTCCGAGCGGGTGAATCCGAGGACGGCGTCCACAGCCTGCGTCCACACCCCTGTGTCTGGCCGGTGAGTTCGCAGGTGAGCCTGTGGACGAGCCTGTGGACACGGCGGTGGACGACGACCACCCGAGAGGTCCCCTTGCGACATCCCGATGACAGGGCTAGAACCCGGGTCCCTGGTCGATGGACGCCGTCCCACCTGCACGGATGCACCCGATGACCCCGTCCTCGAGGTCCCGGTCGGCGGTCGCCCGCGACCCCCGACGACGGTCCGACACCCGTTGCTCGACGGCCCCGCCCTGTGGACGACTGCGCCGCGACGACGCGGTGCCGCCGACCGCTTCCCGCGCGCGTCCAGCAGCGGGTACCGCCTGCGAGCGCCGGGGTCAGGGCACCGGAGCCGACTCGACGAGGATCGTCACGGGCCCGTCGTTGACGAGCTCGACCGCCATGTCGGCCCCGAACCGGCCGGTCGCGACCTCGAGCCCGCGCTCCCGCAGCGCCGCCACGACGGCGTCGACCAGCGGCTCGGCGACCGCACCGGGTGCGGCCGCGTTCCACGTGGGGCGCCGGCCCTTGCGCACGTCGGCGTACAGCGTGAACTGGCTGACGACGAGCACGGGCGCCCCGACCTCGACGGCCGACCGCTCGTCGCGCAGGATCCGCAGCTCCGCGATCTTGCGCGCGACCAGCTCGACCTGCGCCGGCCCGTCCCCCGGCGTCACGCCGACGAGCGCGAGCAGCCCCGGCCGGTCGATCGCGCCGACGACCTCACCGTCCACACGCACCGCGGCGCGCGTGACGCGCTGGACGACCGCCCTCATCGCCGCCGGCTCACGCGTCGGGGCCGAACGTCGCCCGGACCGCGCCGACCGGGTGCCCGTGCCCCAGCACCGGGGTGTCCCCTGCCCCGGCGACGAGCTCGGGCGGCACACCCGCGAGCGCGAGCGCGGCGGCCAGCACCGCGGCGCGCGGCCGGCCGGAGCCGTCGAGGACCTTGAGCGCGACCGCGCTGCCGTCGGGGAGCCCGGCCGCGTAGACGCCGTCGGCCCCGTCCTTGGCCACCAGCCCCGGCACGGCCGACATGAACGCCGTGACGTCGCGGCCCGTCCCGCCGACGTGCCACGGGTGCGCTGCCATCGCGCGCCCCACGCGCGCCTCCGGCGAACCGTCGTCGCGGGCCGCGGCCGCGGCGATCGTGCCGAACGCCCGCGCCAGTCCCGTCGGCGTCGTGGACAGCAACGGTGCGCCGCAGCCGTCGACGGTGACGTGCTCGACCGGCACGCCCGTCAGCTCGACGGTGGCCGCGAGCACGGCCTGCTGCAGCGGGTGCGCCGGGTCGAGGTAGCCGTCCGTCGGCCAGCCCGCCGCGCGGCAGGTCGCGAGCATGCCCGCGTGCTTGCCGGAGCAGTTCTGCGTGAGCGGCTCGGGCCCGTGCCCCGCGGCGCGACGCTGCCACGCGGCCTCGGGCGACAACGGCCAGTCCGGGGTGTTCCGCAGGTCGTCCGCCGTCAGCCCCGCCGCGGCGAGCAGCCGCTCCACGACCTCCAGGTGCCCGGGCTCGCCCGAGTGGCTCGCACACACCAGGGCGAGGTCCGCGCCGGCGGCCGGCAGCCCGTGCCGGACCATCGCGACGGCCTGCAGCGGCTTGAGCGACGACCGCGGCCAGATGACCACGTCCGGGTCGCCGGACGCGTGCACCACCGTGCCGTCGGGCGCGAGCACGACGACGTGCCCCAGGTGCACGGACTCGACGAGGTCGCCGCGGTGCACGCGCGCGAGCGGCACCGCGCCGGCAGCGACGTCGGGGGCGCTCACCACCCGCCCCGCGACGGGCCGCCCCCGCGGCGGCCCGTGTACGGCGCGACCGCGGGCCGCACGTCGACGAGGTACACGATCGCGGCGGCCGCGCTGACGAGCGCGAGGAACGACGGGAACGGCAGCCCGATGCCCAGCGGCGGCGGGATGGAGATGAACGCGACGACGGTCGCAGCCACCAGCACCCACGTCCAGAACTGGCGCGTGCGCTTGCCGGCGGAGACGAAGGCCGCGGCAGGACGACGCAGGCAGTCGACGAGCGCCCACACCGACAGCGCGAAGATCGTCACGTAGAAGACGAGGAAGAGCACGAACTGCAGCGACCCGATGATGCCCACCCCGTGAGCCTACGAGACGCGCCCGGCGCGGCGCGGCTCCGGGGGCGTCAGAGCTCGGGCAGCGCGGCCCGCGCATCGCCCGCAGGGGCGCCGGCGGCCTCGAGCAGGTCGACGACGAGCGAGCGCAGCAGCAGCACGAGCGACTGGGACTTCCAGTCGTCGGGCGCCAGGACGTACGGGTCGAGGGCCGTGGCGAGCTGCCGCAGCCGCTCGCGCGCGGGCCGGGGGTCGTGCCCGGTGCCGATCGCGGTGGCGAGGTCGTCGGTGGCCTGCGCGGCGGACTCGACCGCGTCGGCCAGGCCGGGCGCGACGTGCTCGTCCTCGACGGCCGCGACGGACCGCCGGGTCAGCACGCGCGCGTTGCGCATCGCGCGGTCGAGCAGCACGGACTCGTCCACGAGCCTGTCCAGCTCGGGGCGGTGCCGCCGGTGCGCGGGGGCCAGCCGGACGAGCTCGGCCGCGGACCGGGCGGCGTCGCGCCACTCGTCGAGCGCCGGCTGCGACGCCCGGCCCGTCAGCAGCGCGGCCTCGACGTCCTCGACCGAGCCGCGTCGCAGGCCCCGGGCCAGCAGGTGCAGGACCGCGGCCAGCTCCAGGACGGCCGCCTGCGCGAGCGTGCGCGGGTGCCGCCGCGGGTCCGTGGGCGTGAGCAGCGCGAACGCGAGCGCGACGAGGCCGCCGACGACGGCGTCGATCCACCGGCCGAACGGCCCGCCCCCGATCTGCGGCAGCCCGACGATGACGATGGCCTGCACACCTGCTTGCGTCGTGAGCATGGGCCCGCGGTCGAGGAACCGCCCGACCAGCGCCGACCCGGCCAGGACCAGGGCCATCTGCCACAGCCCGGAGCCGATGACGTGCACCACGAGGTCCCCGGCCGCGACACCGATCGCGACCCCGCCCGCGAGCTCCGCGACGCGACGCACCGACCGGTCGAGGGAGAACCCGAGGGCGAGCCACGCGGCGACGGGGGCGAAGAACGGCATCTCGTGCCCGAAGACGTACAGGCCGATGCCGTAGGCGAGACCCGCGGCGACCGAGGCCTGCAGGATCAGCGCCCACGACGACCGCACGCGCGCCCACCCGGCGCGCACGCGCGACCTCAGGTGCAGCTGCAGGGACGCGCGCGCGGGCAGCGCGCCCCCTGCGTCTGCGGCAGGGCGCCCGCCGCCCACGGGTGTCACGCCCCGAGCATCGGGTGCTGACCTAGTCCGCGGGCCAGCGGCCCGCGCGCGGCGGGACGGTCGGGCGTCACGCCCTCGCCGTCCACGACGACCTCCTGCCCGGCGGCCACCGCACCGCCGTCGCAGTCGACGAGCAGCACGGCGTCGGTGGGCACGGAGCGCTTGACGACGGCCAGCGCGATCGGGCCCAGCTCGTGGTGCCGCGCGACGGACGTCACGCGCCCCACCTGCCGCCCGGCCTCGGCCGTCTCGGCGCCACCCGCCGTGGGTGCCGAGGCACCCGGCAGCCGCACCGCCGCCCCCACCTCGGGGACGAGGTGCCCGGAGCCGTCGAGGTGCAGCATGACGAGGCGGCGCGGCGGGCGGCCCAGGTTGTGCACGCGCGCCACCGTCTCCTGGCCGCGGTAGCAGCCCTTGTTCAGGTGGACGGCGGTGCGCAGCCAGTCGAGCTCGTGCGGGATCGTGCGGTCGTCCACCTCGTGCGACGTGCGGGGGCGCCAGGCCTCGACGCGCAGCGCCTCGGAGGCCCACGTGCCGACGAGCGGCCACCCGGCCGCCTGCCGCGTGCGCACCTCCTCGACGAGACGCTCGCGCGGCACGAGCACGATCCGCCAGCGCCGGTCGGCGCCGGGGTGCTCGTCGTCGGCGGCGCCGTAGCGCGTGCCGCCCGGGGCGGTCCGCGGCCACGGGTCGCGCCACGTCACGGGCTCCCCCTCGCCGCCCTCGGCGTCGACGGGCTCCGCGAGCGCGGCCCACGCGTCGGTGACGTCGGCGACCTCGACGCGCAGCGTGAAGCGCATGCGGTCCAGCCAGGCGGCCAGCGCGGGGGCCGTCTCGGTCAGCAGCCACGCGGTGGTGCCGTCGTCGACGAGGCCCACGGCGTGCTCGACGTGCCCGTGGGGGTCGAGCACCAGCAGCTCGGTCGACGTGCGCGGCGGGAGCGCGGCGACGTCCTGCGTGGTCAGGGAGTGCAGCCACGTGAGGCGGTCCGGGCCGGTGACGGTCACGACGCCCAGGTGCGACTGGTCGACGACGGCGCCGCCGCGGGCCAGGGCCCGCTGCTCGGCCGTCGGGTCGCCGTAGTGCCAGGCCACGCCCGCGTCGGCGCCGCCGGCGGCGACGGCGCCGTGCACCGCGAGCAGAGGGCTGCGGTGGCGCGGTGCGGCGGGCGCTGCGGCGGCGGGGGCGGTCGGGACGTCGTCGGTCATGTCAGCCCTCCACCCGGCTCAGGCGCGCGGACGCGTACGACTGCATCGGCTCGCCGAAGGCGGCGATGTCGTGGGCCCACATCAGGTCGCCCTCGACCAGGCCGTAGAGGCGCTTGCCAGCGTTGACGGCGGCACCCGTCGCCGTGTGGGCGATGAGGTCGGACGCGAGGTCGACGCGACCGTTGCCGATGGACCCGACGTACACGGCGACGTACCCCGCGGGGTCGGCGACCAGCAGCTCGACGGGGTGCTGGTCCGCCGTGAGCCCGGCGGGCCGCTCGGGCGGCACGCGCCAGTACCCGGACTCCGTGGTCCACACGGGTGCGTCGACGACGTCGGGCACGTCCTGCGGCGGCGCGTCGGGGTCGTGGTCGCCCGACGCGTCGAGGTCGATCGCCGCGACGTCGTCAGGTGCGACGACGAGCCGGACGGTGGTGCGGTACGCCAGGTAGGGACCGCCGTCGTGCGTGATCTCGAGCTCCTGGGTGAAGGCGCTCTCCTCGATCCCGGGGTAGCCCACGACGCCCTCACCGCGCCAGCGGCCGACCAACCAGGCGAGCGGGTAGACCTCGGGGGCCAGACCCTCGGGCAGCACGAACGGCACGGTGCCTCCTCGGTTCGGGTGCGTCGACGGCACGCCGTCGTCCACGGGTGACGGGCGACCGACCGGTCGCCCGTGGGGGCGCAGGTCGGCGCCAGGGCTCAGCGCTGGCCCTTGTACAGCCGGTAGGCGACGAAGCCGGCGAACCACGTGATCGTCACCGTGGCCAGCACCAGCAGACCGATGAAGAACCCCTCGAGCGCAGTCATGCACCGATCCTAACGACGCGCGGCGTCAGGATCGTCCCGGGCCACGCGATCAGGCGGCGAAGACGCGCCCGGCGACGTACACCAGGACGCCGCTGACCGTGACGGGCAGCACGACGACGGCGAGCGAGGGCAGCGTCCGGGCGAGGGCGGGGAACCGGTCGAACAGCGCGTGCATGGCGGCGACGAGGATGCCCACGCCCACCCCGAGCACGACACCTGCGACGAGCTGCACCCCGGGCAGCGCCCACCCGACGAGGGCACCGCCGCCCGTCGCGACCGCGAGGGTGATGAGGTAGACGAGCCACGCGCGGCCGCGCAGCGCGACCGCCGCCGATCCGAGCGCGAGCGCCACGGCCCCCGCGACGACCAGCTCCTTGCCGCCGTCGATCCGCGCGGTGGCCACCCACCCGGTGACGCACACGGCCAGGACCGTGCCCGCGACGGTGCCGGAGACCGACTCCACCAGCCGCAGGCGGCCGTCGCGGCGCAGCAGCTCGTTGACGAACGCGAGGACCACGGCCCCGGCGAAGACCAGCGCCATGTGCTGCAGGTACGGCTGCTCGGCCGTGAACGTGACCGCCGCGACCGAGCCGATGCCCCCGAGGCCCACCACGGCGCCCGCTCCGGGGCTGAACGGCAGCCCCGCCAGCGCGGGCCACCCGACGGCCAGGACGAGCACCAGGGCCGCGCTCACGCCGGCCAGCGGCAGCACGCCGAGGTAGCCGGCGACGGCGACCACGGCGGCCAGCACGGCGGTGAGGACGGCGCGCGTCTCGAGGCTCATCGCGCGTCCCGCCGGCCGCACGGTCGCGTCATCGCGGGGTGGGGGCGGGTCGTCGGACGGTCGTCGTGGAGCACGCGGGCGATTCTCGCAGACCCGGC of Cellulomonas dongxiuzhuiae contains these proteins:
- a CDS encoding FABP family protein, whose protein sequence is MPFVLPEGLAPEVYPLAWLVGRWRGEGVVGYPGIEESAFTQELEITHDGGPYLAYRTTVRLVVAPDDVAAIDLDASGDHDPDAPPQDVPDVVDAPVWTTESGYWRVPPERPAGLTADQHPVELLVADPAGYVAVYVGSIGNGRVDLASDLIAHTATGAAVNAGKRLYGLVEGDLMWAHDIAAFGEPMQSYASARLSRVEG
- a CDS encoding FUSC family protein, producing the protein MTPVGGGRPAADAGGALPARASLQLHLRSRVRAGWARVRSSWALILQASVAAGLAYGIGLYVFGHEMPFFAPVAAWLALGFSLDRSVRRVAELAGGVAIGVAAGDLVVHVIGSGLWQMALVLAGSALVGRFLDRGPMLTTQAGVQAIVIVGLPQIGGGPFGRWIDAVVGGLVALAFALLTPTDPRRHPRTLAQAAVLELAAVLHLLARGLRRGSVEDVEAALLTGRASQPALDEWRDAARSAAELVRLAPAHRRHRPELDRLVDESVLLDRAMRNARVLTRRSVAAVEDEHVAPGLADAVESAAQATDDLATAIGTGHDPRPARERLRQLATALDPYVLAPDDWKSQSLVLLLRSLVVDLLEAAGAPAGDARAALPEL
- a CDS encoding O-acetyl-ADP-ribose deacetylase, whose amino-acid sequence is MAITTVLGDITRQEVDVVVNAANSSLLGGGGVDGAIHAAAGPRLLAACRELRRSALPDGLPVGHAVATPAFDLPARWVVHTVGPNRHRGERDPALLASCFTASLDVSDGLGATSIALPAVGAGVYGWDAAQVAEVAVGAARSWLDAHPATTVTSLRFVLFSPPLLAAFDDALARG
- a CDS encoding VWA domain-containing protein, with the protein product MSARAVVPVVVVLVTALPVLGLCIAQALGLGLRRGRVRRSDAPRAGTWTWWRRAALVVVLGVVGLTPTVAVTQAGGARVGVQLWFVVDRTGSMAAEDWGPGDPVVRAPGLAPVPAVQRLDGVRHDVVSLAGDVPGAFYSVVAFADEAGTQLPLTDDATAVRAWAQTVTQEVTAGSAGTRRDRALEVLERSLRDAQDRDPGMVRLVFYLSDGEQTADEEPGTFASIAPLVDGGAVLGYGTPAGAPMRTYDGTVDPEADYIPDPDDPSRPALSRADEPALRQVAAELGVPYVHRDGPTSTADLVADVDLDAVAADGRTDVSARRDVVWPFALAAGVLLAAEAWTWARASSRWRRRR
- a CDS encoding VWA domain-containing protein translates to MVTREGLEVPWLVPVVLGVVVAALVVGLLVRDRRGTTPVANTDDLRAVPALRAWRVRYRALRVGLALAVAAAAVGAALLAARPVTVQERTRELANRDIVLCLDVSGSMLDYDERVVETFEQLVDGFTGERVALSVFDSTSATVFPLTDDYELVTTQLRTAREAFTDLESDAATDVLRGTAGLEGQASLIGDGVASCAMLFDQYDADRSRSVVLATDNEVWGSPVYSLPDAAALAASRGVVLHALYPDEDRDLGAATAAELRIAAQGTGGTFAAAQDAGAVPAILEQVQAGQLAAMQAEPERVVTDDDDPWVRLLYAAGLGVVLLAWRVRA
- the dtd gene encoding D-aminoacyl-tRNA deacylase — its product is MRAVVQRVTRAAVRVDGEVVGAIDRPGLLALVGVTPGDGPAQVELVARKIAELRILRDERSAVEVGAPVLVVSQFTLYADVRKGRRPTWNAAAPGAVAEPLVDAVVAALRERGLEVATGRFGADMAVELVNDGPVTILVESAPVP
- a CDS encoding asparaginase translates to MSAPDVAAGAVPLARVHRGDLVESVHLGHVVVLAPDGTVVHASGDPDVVIWPRSSLKPLQAVAMVRHGLPAAGADLALVCASHSGEPGHLEVVERLLAAAGLTADDLRNTPDWPLSPEAAWQRRAAGHGPEPLTQNCSGKHAGMLATCRAAGWPTDGYLDPAHPLQQAVLAATVELTGVPVEHVTVDGCGAPLLSTTPTGLARAFGTIAAAAARDDGSPEARVGRAMAAHPWHVGGTGRDVTAFMSAVPGLVAKDGADGVYAAGLPDGSAVALKVLDGSGRPRAAVLAAALALAGVPPELVAGAGDTPVLGHGHPVGAVRATFGPDA
- the ygfZ gene encoding CAF17-like 4Fe-4S cluster assembly/insertion protein YgfZ, producing MTDDVPTAPAAAAPAAPRHRSPLLAVHGAVAAGGADAGVAWHYGDPTAEQRALARGGAVVDQSHLGVVTVTGPDRLTWLHSLTTQDVAALPPRTSTELLVLDPHGHVEHAVGLVDDGTTAWLLTETAPALAAWLDRMRFTLRVEVADVTDAWAALAEPVDAEGGEGEPVTWRDPWPRTAPGGTRYGAADDEHPGADRRWRIVLVPRERLVEEVRTRQAAGWPLVGTWASEALRVEAWRPRTSHEVDDRTIPHELDWLRTAVHLNKGCYRGQETVARVHNLGRPPRRLVMLHLDGSGHLVPEVGAAVRLPGASAPTAGGAETAEAGRQVGRVTSVARHHELGPIALAVVKRSVPTDAVLLVDCDGGAVAAGQEVVVDGEGVTPDRPAARGPLARGLGQHPMLGA
- a CDS encoding DUF2516 family protein, with the translated sequence MGIIGSLQFVLFLVFYVTIFALSVWALVDCLRRPAAAFVSAGKRTRQFWTWVLVAATVVAFISIPPPLGIGLPFPSFLALVSAAAAIVYLVDVRPAVAPYTGRRGGGPSRGGW
- a CDS encoding Cof-type HAD-IIB family hydrolase; protein product: MPLPRLAVVPDVRLVAVDMDGSLLDDAKRVDASFWPLLDTLVARGVTVCPASGRQYATLRRQLGRDDLVYVAENGAHVVRDGGTLAVHGLEATVARDVVRAVRRSAAAGADVGVVLCGLRSAYVERVDAPFLAQCEPYYALLEQVPDLTAVQDTVLKVAVYDFGPAATGAGPALAPFGGVARVLVSGEHWVDVMSPDADKGHALRDVQRALGVGPEQTVAFGDYFNDVGMLEAAHWSFAMDNAHPDVRARARFVAPSNNDNGVVRTLRELLRLG
- a CDS encoding PIG-L deacetylase family protein, whose product is MSEPTSLPLLPDDALTRMLCVVAHPDDLEYGTSAAVASWTARGVEVAYLLLTRGEAGMDASDPARTAQVRVREQVAGSAAVGVTQVDFLEHPDGVLQYGLALRRDIAAAIRRFRPDAVLTATWAEETPVGLNQADHRAAGLAAADAVRDAGNRWVFPELLDEGLEPCAVRWLLVAGDPHPTHGVDVTGEALQRGIASLEAHREYLALLPWHPAPAALVPALTAAQGRVVGVEHAVTLRAIDLQAPPPVLDGTA